A window of the Helianthus annuus cultivar XRQ/B chromosome 4, HanXRQr2.0-SUNRISE, whole genome shotgun sequence genome harbors these coding sequences:
- the LOC110936494 gene encoding cytochrome b561 and DOMON domain-containing protein At3g25290, producing MASIFIFILTIFTLLTTHLSHAQQTCTTQKFTNNKLYSHCNDLPHLNSFLHWSLNPSKNTLSIAFIAAPPTPSGWISWAINPTGEGMAGAQALLAYKASNGSMVVKTYNISSYSSIVEGELSFDVKDKRAEYSDGMMKIYATVVLPENGVTTVNQVWQVGPAVSDGFPVKHAFQPANLGAKGRLDLLSGQSSGGGIGGGSGNKKKNIHGILNAVSWGILFPIGIIIARYLRSFPSADPAWFYLHAFCQVSGYAIGVAGWGTGLKLGSDSKGVTYSTHRDIGIALFSLATVQVFALFLRPNKDHKFRFYWNIYHHGIGYAILVLGVINVFKGLDILSPESKWRTSYIIVISTLGGIALLLEVITWIVVLNRKSSKSTKPYDNKQQPLAP from the exons ATGgcatccatcttcatcttcatcctcacCATCTTCACACTCTTAACAACACACCTCTCCCACGCTCAACAAACCTGCACCACCCAAAAATTCACCAACAACAAACTATACTCCCATTGCAACGACTTACCTCACCTCAACTCCTTCCTCCACTGGTCCCTCAACCCATCAAAAAACACCCTTTCCATCGCCTTTATCGCCGCTCCGCCCACCCCCTCCGGCTGGATCTCATGGGCCATCAATCCCACCGGCGAAGGCATGGCCGGAGCCCAAGCATTACTAGCCTATAAAGCATCTAATGGATCAATG GTGGTGAAGACATATAACATAAGTTCGTATAGTTCGATTGTTGAGGGAGAGTTGTCTTTTGATGTTAAGGATAAGAGAGCAGAGTATAGTGATGGGATGATGAAGATATATGCGACAGTTGTGTTGCCGGAAAATGGGGTGACGACGGTTAATCAGGTTTGGCAGGTGGGGCCGGCCGTGTCGGATGGGTTTCCGGTGAAACATGCGTTTCAGCCGGCGAATTTGGGGGCCAAAGGGCGGTTGGATTTGTTGAGTGGGCAGAGTAGTGGTGGTGGAATTGGAGGTGGTTCTGGTAATAAGAAGAAAAAT ATTCATGGGATACTTAACGCGGTCAGCTGGGGAATTCTATTTCCGATTGGAATAATCATTGCTAGATACCTTAGATCATTCCCATCTGCAGATCCAGCATGGTTTTACCTTCATGCTTTCTGCCAAGTTTCGGGTTATGCGATTGGGGTTGCGGGTTGGGGGACCGGGCTCAAACTCGGATCCGACTCAAAGGGTGTCACATACAGCACTCACCGCGACATCGGGATTGCTCTATTTTCTCTTGCAACAGTCCAG gtttttgcatTGTTTTTGAGACCAAACAAAGACCACAAATTCAGATTTTATTGGAACATCTATCACCATGGGATCGGTTACGCGATCCTTGTTCTTGGCGTCATCAACGTGTTCAAGGGTCTTGATATATTATCACCAGAAAGCAAATGGAGAACATCCTACATAATTGTGATATCTACATTGGGTGGAATTGCTTTATTATTAGAAGTCATTACATGGATTGTGGTCTTGAACAGGAAGTCCAGCAAGTCTACTAAACCCTATGACAACAAACAACAACCATTAGCACCATAG